One genomic segment of Streptomyces niveus includes these proteins:
- a CDS encoding XdhC family protein, whose product MLNIADTLRVWCREAQPFALATVVQVSGSAPLPIGTALAVDADGNAVGSVSGGCVEGAVYQLCQQVLEADEPPTRARFGYSDDEAFTVGLTCGGELDVLVQRIDSTEQPHLSAALDEVAAGRPTAVAHIIDGPEELLGHTLGVTGDTCTHEGPVGGEDWEDTVTAQARALLRAGRTGRVEVGGDAATCPEKLSVLVHTHAARPRMLIFGAVDFAGALSQVGHFLGYRVTVCDARPVFATPARFPHADEVVADWPHRYLAATEVDARTAVCVLTHDAKFDIPLLHLALSMPAGYVGAMGSRRTHTHRLELLREAGVPEEHLIRLHSPIGLDLGAHTPEETAVSIAAEIVAHTHHGSGTPLTWSTGPIHHQTARSTMSAQA is encoded by the coding sequence ATGCTCAACATCGCGGACACGCTGCGCGTCTGGTGCCGCGAGGCCCAGCCTTTCGCCCTCGCCACCGTCGTCCAGGTCAGCGGAAGCGCCCCGTTGCCCATCGGTACCGCGCTGGCCGTGGACGCCGACGGCAACGCGGTCGGCAGTGTGTCCGGAGGATGTGTCGAGGGCGCCGTCTACCAGCTGTGCCAACAGGTGCTCGAAGCCGACGAGCCCCCGACCCGGGCACGCTTCGGCTACTCCGACGACGAAGCCTTCACCGTCGGCCTGACCTGCGGCGGTGAACTCGACGTCCTGGTACAGCGGATCGACTCCACCGAGCAGCCCCACCTCTCCGCGGCCCTCGACGAGGTGGCAGCCGGCCGTCCCACGGCCGTGGCCCACATCATCGACGGACCTGAAGAACTCCTCGGCCACACCCTCGGAGTCACCGGCGACACCTGCACGCACGAGGGGCCGGTGGGCGGCGAGGACTGGGAAGACACGGTCACGGCGCAGGCTCGCGCACTGTTGCGCGCGGGCCGCACGGGCCGGGTCGAGGTCGGCGGTGACGCGGCCACCTGCCCGGAAAAGCTGTCCGTTCTCGTCCACACCCACGCTGCCCGCCCCCGAATGCTGATCTTCGGCGCCGTCGACTTCGCCGGTGCGCTGAGCCAGGTCGGCCACTTTCTCGGCTACCGGGTCACGGTGTGCGACGCCCGCCCCGTCTTTGCCACCCCCGCCCGTTTCCCGCACGCCGACGAAGTCGTGGCCGACTGGCCGCACCGCTATCTCGCCGCCACCGAGGTGGACGCACGCACCGCCGTCTGTGTCCTCACCCACGACGCCAAGTTCGACATTCCCCTGCTGCACCTGGCGCTGAGCATGCCGGCTGGCTACGTGGGCGCGATGGGCTCGCGCCGCACTCATACGCACCGCCTGGAACTACTGCGGGAGGCAGGCGTCCCTGAGGAGCACCTGATTCGCCTGCACTCCCCGATCGGCCTCGACCTCGGCGCCCACACTCCCGAAGAGACGGCCGTCTCCATCGCGGCCGAGATCGTCGCCCACACACATCATGGCTCGGGCACACCCCTGACCTGGAGCACAGGACCCATCCATCACCAGACGGCGCGGTCGACGATGTCTGCTCAAGCGTGA
- a CDS encoding xanthine dehydrogenase family protein molybdopterin-binding subunit, whose translation MSPQPQAAVGAPLSRVDGRLKVTGQAKYAADQEPDGPEGVVHAVVVDSSVALGRITGIDTGTAEAQPGVLKVLHHRNAPRLPYGPNPGSLNLPGERLRVFQDDRVRFHGQPVAVVVATTLEAAQHAASLVKLDYDSEQPTTDLADAPAAGEPRTYARGDAEAALQSSPVRLEMTYRTSRNHHNAMELHATVAQWDGDRLTLWDKTQWVQSPRNEVAANFGIPAGNIRVISPFVGGAFGNAARAWPHITIAALAARETGRPVKLVLTRRQLYFGVGFRPAYEYKVRLGSNRRGLLTAMTHDLRAETSRYETFSERGVVAPGQMLYTTPNVSQTARTVPLDVNTPTPMRGPGYSSAAFPVESAMDELAHELGIDPLELRRRNEPENDQASGRPFSTRRLRECYTIGAREFGWSRRDPRPRSTRDGDWLIGTGMATALYDTLRAPGQASVRLDADGTALVESSTSDMGPGTYTSMTQVAADALGLAVRNVTFRLGDTSMPTAPLHGGSLTMASVGSTVQDGCDKLRQQAIRLAVEDEDSPLSGADADDIVVRGGRLHLKDNPARGETYRQLLTRNNRTHLEALGSWTPDQSRSSMYAYGAVFAEVAVDARLGLVRVRRMLGVFDAGRIISPKLADSQAIGAMTGGIGAALLEHTITDHRDGRIVDANLADYLVPVNADVTDLKAIYVDGRDDEADPLGVKGLGEVVLVGVAPAIANAVFHATGRRVRELPITAESLL comes from the coding sequence ATGAGCCCCCAGCCGCAGGCAGCCGTCGGCGCACCGCTCTCCCGGGTCGACGGCCGCCTGAAGGTGACCGGGCAGGCGAAGTACGCCGCCGACCAGGAGCCCGACGGGCCCGAAGGCGTGGTGCACGCCGTCGTCGTCGACAGCAGCGTCGCCCTCGGCAGGATCACCGGCATCGACACGGGCACCGCCGAGGCCCAGCCCGGCGTGCTGAAGGTGCTCCACCACCGCAACGCCCCCAGGTTGCCGTACGGACCCAACCCCGGCTCGCTCAACCTGCCCGGCGAGCGGCTGCGCGTCTTCCAGGACGACCGGGTCCGCTTCCACGGGCAGCCGGTCGCCGTCGTCGTCGCCACCACCCTGGAGGCCGCCCAGCACGCGGCGAGCCTGGTGAAGCTCGACTACGACAGCGAGCAGCCCACCACCGACCTCGCAGATGCTCCGGCGGCGGGCGAGCCCAGGACCTACGCGCGCGGCGACGCGGAGGCGGCCCTGCAGTCCTCCCCCGTACGGCTGGAGATGACCTACCGGACCTCCCGCAACCACCACAACGCGATGGAGCTTCACGCCACCGTCGCCCAATGGGACGGTGACAGACTCACGCTGTGGGACAAGACCCAGTGGGTGCAGAGCCCGCGGAACGAAGTCGCCGCCAACTTCGGGATCCCGGCGGGCAACATCCGTGTCATCTCGCCGTTCGTCGGCGGCGCGTTCGGCAATGCCGCCCGTGCCTGGCCGCACATCACCATCGCCGCCCTCGCCGCCCGCGAGACGGGCCGCCCGGTCAAACTCGTACTGACGCGCAGGCAGCTCTACTTCGGGGTGGGCTTTCGGCCGGCGTACGAGTACAAGGTGCGCCTGGGCAGCAACCGGCGCGGCCTGCTGACCGCGATGACCCACGACCTGCGCGCCGAGACGTCCAGGTACGAGACGTTCTCCGAGCGCGGCGTCGTCGCGCCGGGACAGATGCTCTACACCACCCCCAACGTCTCCCAGACGGCCCGGACGGTACCGCTGGACGTGAACACGCCGACACCTATGCGTGGTCCGGGCTACTCCAGCGCCGCCTTCCCCGTCGAGAGCGCGATGGACGAACTCGCCCACGAGCTCGGCATCGACCCCCTCGAACTGCGCCGGCGCAACGAACCCGAGAACGACCAGGCCAGCGGGCGGCCGTTCTCCACCCGGCGGCTGCGCGAGTGCTACACCATCGGCGCCCGCGAGTTCGGCTGGAGCCGCCGCGACCCCCGGCCCCGCTCCACCCGTGACGGCGACTGGCTGATCGGCACCGGCATGGCGACGGCCCTCTACGACACCCTGCGCGCCCCGGGCCAGGCCTCGGTGCGGCTGGACGCCGATGGCACCGCCCTGGTCGAGTCCTCGACCAGTGACATGGGCCCCGGCACCTACACGTCCATGACCCAGGTCGCCGCCGACGCCCTGGGTCTCGCGGTACGCAACGTGACCTTCCGGCTCGGCGACACGAGCATGCCCACAGCCCCGCTCCACGGCGGCTCGCTGACCATGGCCAGCGTCGGTTCCACCGTCCAGGACGGCTGCGACAAGCTGCGACAGCAGGCGATCCGGCTGGCCGTCGAGGACGAGGACTCACCGCTGTCCGGCGCCGACGCCGACGACATCGTCGTACGGGGAGGGCGGCTGCACCTGAAGGACAACCCCGCGCGGGGCGAGACCTACCGGCAGCTCCTCACCCGCAACAACCGCACCCACCTCGAAGCCCTGGGCTCGTGGACTCCGGACCAGTCCCGGTCCTCCATGTACGCCTACGGCGCGGTGTTCGCCGAGGTGGCCGTCGACGCCCGCCTCGGTCTGGTCCGGGTGCGGCGCATGCTCGGCGTCTTCGACGCGGGCCGCATCATCAGCCCCAAGCTCGCCGACAGCCAGGCCATCGGCGCCATGACCGGCGGCATCGGCGCTGCCCTCCTGGAGCACACCATCACCGACCACCGCGACGGCCGGATCGTCGACGCCAACCTCGCCGACTACCTCGTCCCGGTCAACGCCGACGTCACCGACCTGAAGGCGATCTACGTCGACGGCCGGGACGACGAGGCCGACCCCCTCGGAGTCAAGGGCCTCGGCGAGGTCGTCCTGGTAGGCGTGGCACCCGCCATCGCCAACGCCGTCTTCCACGCCACCGGACGACGCGTGCGCGAGTTGCCCATCACCGCCGAGTCCCTGCTCTGA
- a CDS encoding helix-turn-helix transcriptional regulator: MAREQQGRNSGTELGRFLRARRTEVSPEEAGITVGPGLRRTPGLRREELATLAGVSIDYYARLERGREVHPSPAVLDALARALQLGEIEHKHLHDLCLRAARGQSPDRSTPSRTVDPGTELLLERLRPFPARVLSRTMDLLASNPGGLRTLPGIERWPVEQRNIATYVFLHPMARELFPDWEVVTRGCVARLRALAGTDPDAPDLAELVEELLFKSPDFTRLWEFYDVRGFAQGHKTMHHPEVGALTLRYQSLLIEGTPGHRLVTYYALPDTPDHDALVLLDQADQDRGASPTEEYQG; encoded by the coding sequence GTGGCACGTGAGCAGCAGGGGAGAAACAGCGGAACCGAACTCGGGCGCTTCCTGCGCGCCCGCCGCACGGAGGTCAGTCCTGAAGAGGCCGGTATCACCGTGGGCCCAGGACTGCGGCGTACCCCTGGCCTGCGGCGGGAGGAGCTGGCAACCCTCGCCGGGGTGAGCATCGACTACTACGCCCGCTTGGAACGCGGCCGAGAGGTCCACCCCAGCCCAGCCGTCCTCGACGCCCTGGCACGGGCGTTGCAGCTCGGTGAGATCGAGCACAAGCACCTGCACGACCTCTGTCTGCGTGCAGCTCGCGGGCAGTCCCCGGACCGGAGCACGCCCAGTCGCACGGTGGACCCCGGGACCGAGCTCCTGCTGGAGCGCCTGCGGCCCTTTCCGGCCCGCGTGCTCAGCCGCACCATGGACCTGCTGGCCTCCAATCCGGGAGGGTTGCGGACGTTGCCGGGGATCGAACGCTGGCCAGTCGAGCAGCGCAACATCGCGACATACGTCTTCCTCCACCCCATGGCTCGTGAGCTCTTCCCCGACTGGGAGGTGGTGACTCGTGGCTGCGTTGCCCGACTGCGTGCCTTGGCAGGTACCGACCCGGACGCGCCCGACCTTGCCGAGCTCGTTGAGGAACTGCTCTTCAAGAGCCCGGACTTCACCCGGCTGTGGGAGTTCTACGATGTGAGGGGATTCGCCCAGGGGCACAAGACGATGCATCATCCTGAGGTCGGCGCTCTCACCCTCCGCTACCAGTCCTTGCTGATCGAAGGCACGCCAGGGCATCGCCTGGTGACGTACTACGCCCTGCCGGACACGCCGGATCACGACGCCCTGGTCCTCCTCGACCAGGCGGATCAAGACCGTGGCGCGAGCCCCACCGAGGAATACCAGGGCTGA